The window CATGTTCGGCAACAGCCTCAAGAAACGGTACGATCCCTACAACGAAGACCGCATGACAGAGCGAGTTTGCGTGCTGGTGGAACAGGGTCTGTTCTGATTTTTACCACATTTACTTTCTTTTTTACACGCAAAATGGTTAATTTTGCAACCAATTTTCGAGTGTATGCAAAGAGACTTTCTAAAAGATTTTCAACCCACCCTTTTCTTATCGTTAAAAAAGTATACCCGGGAGAAGCTCATGGCCGACCTGATGGCGGGCCTTATCGTAGGGATCGTCGCCTTGCCGCTGGCCATCGCTTTCGGGATCTCTTCCGGCGTAACACCGGAGAAGGGTATCATCACGGCCATCATTGCCGGCTTTATCATCTCGTTTCTGGGCGGTAGCCATGTACAGATAGGCGGCCCCACCGGTGCATTCATCGTAATCGTCTACGGGATCGTGGAGCAGTTTGGTGTGACGGGACTGGCCATTGCCACTCTCCTTGCCGGCATCATGCTGGTACTGATGGGCGTACTCAAGCTGGGCACGGTGATCAGGTTCATCCCCTACCCCATTGTGGTGGGTTTCACCAGTGGAATTGCCCTCACCATCTTTTCCACCCAGATAAAGGATCTCTTCGGATTGAGCATCGCCAAGGTGCCTTCCGACTTCTTTGCCAAGTGGGGAGTCTATTTTCAACAACTGGAGACCATCAATTGGTGGGCGACCGGCATCGGGCTATTGAGCGTGGTGATCATCTTCATCACCCCCCGCTTTTCGAGGAAAATCCCCGGATCGCTGATAGCGATCGTGCTGACGACACTTATCGCGCTGGTGATGAAAAACTATTTCGGAATTGGCGCTATCGAGACGATTGGCGACCGGTTCCATATCGACAATCATCTGCCCCAAGCTACGCCGATCGGGTTCAATCTCGACACCATCCGGCTGCTCTTTCCCTCCGCATTTACCATTGCCATGCTGGGCGCCATCGAATCGCTGCTCTCGGCAACGGTTGCCGACGGTGTGACCGGCAAACGCCACAACTCCAACATGGAGCTGGTGGCCCAGGGTGTGGCCAACATCGTCACCCCCTTCTTCGGTGGGATACCGGCCACCGGTGCCATTGCCAGGACCATGACCAATATCAACAACGGCGGCCGTACGCCGATAGCGGGAATTATCCACGCCATAGTGTTGCTGCTGATCCTGCTCTCTTTGGGCGACCTCACCAAGCATATTCCGATGGCCTGTCTGGCCGGCGTGCTGGTTGTGGTGTCGTACAACATGAGTGAGTGGCGCAACTTCGTCTCGCTCCTCAAGCAGTCGGGCGGAACAATGGCCGTACTGCTGACCACTTTCATCCTGACGGTGGTGTTCGACCTTACCGTGGCCATCGAGGTGGGTCTGCTGCTGGCAATCTTCCTCTTCCTGAAACGGATGAGCGAAAGCACACATATGTCGGTAACAACAGGGAAGATTGAGATGTCGAAAGAGATCGAATCGCACACCGGAAACCTGCAGGAGGAGGTACTGCACCTGCCTAAGGGGGTGGAGGTGTATGAGATCGACGGACCCTTTTTCTTCGGAGTGGCCAACAAGTTCGACGACCTGATGCGCGAGATTGGTGAACGGGCAAAGATCAGGATTATCCGGATGCGGAAGGTTCCCTTTATCGATGCGACCGGGTTGAACAACCTCCAGAACCTCTGCAAGAAATCGAAACGGGAGAAGATCCAG of the Petrimonas mucosa genome contains:
- a CDS encoding SulP family inorganic anion transporter, which produces MQRDFLKDFQPTLFLSLKKYTREKLMADLMAGLIVGIVALPLAIAFGISSGVTPEKGIITAIIAGFIISFLGGSHVQIGGPTGAFIVIVYGIVEQFGVTGLAIATLLAGIMLVLMGVLKLGTVIRFIPYPIVVGFTSGIALTIFSTQIKDLFGLSIAKVPSDFFAKWGVYFQQLETINWWATGIGLLSVVIIFITPRFSRKIPGSLIAIVLTTLIALVMKNYFGIGAIETIGDRFHIDNHLPQATPIGFNLDTIRLLFPSAFTIAMLGAIESLLSATVADGVTGKRHNSNMELVAQGVANIVTPFFGGIPATGAIARTMTNINNGGRTPIAGIIHAIVLLLILLSLGDLTKHIPMACLAGVLVVVSYNMSEWRNFVSLLKQSGGTMAVLLTTFILTVVFDLTVAIEVGLLLAIFLFLKRMSESTHMSVTTGKIEMSKEIESHTGNLQEEVLHLPKGVEVYEIDGPFFFGVANKFDDLMREIGERAKIRIIRMRKVPFIDATGLNNLQNLCKKSKREKIQVILSGVNDDVRAKISNSSIPEIIGEENICSNIHLAVERANELNNRIEEDRIKKHKS